The following proteins are encoded in a genomic region of Trueperaceae bacterium:
- a CDS encoding ABC transporter permease subunit, translating into MTALRIATAAFAAFVAAPLAWLAYAAFLPADALLQADLLTFGFTLENLAALPGTGLFRALGISLAASGLTVAVQLAFGLAAAYAMRNGAPLRAVVLLLLALPTELLLVPLYRLLQVLSLLDTFAALIAPFLASPLVTFLLLQAVRRVPWEMIEAARLDGARERTILLRIVAPTLRPELLAAGVLAFAAHWNLVLYPRVTTPESLWTVQVVLADLLRTRPFDWGVLGAAALVASLPIVIVYAVFEKRILATFEAGFRS; encoded by the coding sequence GTGACCGCGCTGCGGATCGCGACCGCGGCGTTCGCGGCGTTCGTCGCCGCGCCGCTGGCGTGGTTGGCGTACGCGGCGTTCCTGCCCGCCGACGCGCTGCTGCAGGCCGACCTGCTGACGTTCGGCTTCACCCTGGAGAACCTCGCGGCGTTGCCGGGGACGGGCCTGTTCCGGGCGCTCGGGATCTCCCTCGCCGCGTCGGGCCTGACGGTCGCGGTGCAGCTGGCGTTCGGGCTGGCGGCGGCGTACGCGATGCGCAACGGCGCGCCGTTGCGGGCGGTCGTGCTGCTGTTGTTGGCGCTGCCGACGGAGTTGCTGCTGGTGCCGCTCTACCGGCTGTTGCAGGTGTTGTCGCTGCTGGACACCTTCGCGGCGTTGATCGCGCCGTTCCTGGCGAGCCCGCTCGTGACGTTCCTGCTGCTGCAGGCGGTGCGGCGGGTGCCGTGGGAGATGATCGAGGCGGCCCGCCTCGACGGGGCGCGGGAGCGCACCATCCTGCTGCGGATCGTGGCGCCGACCCTGCGTCCGGAGTTGCTGGCGGCGGGGGTGCTGGCGTTCGCGGCGCACTGGAACCTGGTGCTCTACCCTCGCGTCACGACCCCGGAGTCGCTCTGGACGGTGCAGGTCGTGCTCGCCGACCTCCTGCGCACCCGCCCGTTCGACTGGGGGGTGTTGGGGGCCGCGGCGTTGGTCGCGAGCCTCCCGATCGTGATCGTGTACGCCGTGTTCGAGAAGCGCATCCTGGCGACGTTCGAGGCCGGGTTCCGTTCCTGA